In Moorena sp. SIOASIH, the following proteins share a genomic window:
- a CDS encoding DUF1919 domain-containing protein, giving the protein MDLKKYGNVINHQIYYFLIHNLNFSVISDDCWGGQIYRDIGRHYLTPFVGTFINPEDYLKLCINLQDYLLLPLHFIESNKCRPGEDSPFPIAMLGDIEINFMHYNSREEALQKWTRRIQRVNFDNVFFKIDFERQGPYGKRPYNTTDIRNWNHLRFSNSIAITSQKQSGIFQSLYLPEHHPNAVITYWRSRRHFSLVNWLNKGEINNTLSNCIVSYFLPKN; this is encoded by the coding sequence ATGGATTTAAAAAAATATGGTAATGTAATTAATCACCAAATATATTATTTTTTAATTCATAACTTAAATTTTTCTGTAATTTCAGATGATTGTTGGGGCGGACAAATATATCGCGATATAGGGAGGCATTACTTAACACCATTTGTTGGTACATTCATCAATCCAGAGGACTACTTAAAGCTGTGCATAAATCTTCAGGACTATCTTCTATTGCCATTGCACTTTATAGAAAGTAACAAGTGTAGACCTGGAGAAGATAGTCCTTTCCCAATAGCGATGCTCGGTGATATAGAGATTAATTTTATGCACTATAATAGCCGAGAAGAAGCTTTGCAGAAGTGGACAAGACGTATTCAGCGCGTTAATTTTGATAATGTCTTCTTTAAAATTGACTTTGAACGTCAAGGACCTTATGGAAAACGCCCCTACAACACCACAGATATCCGCAATTGGAATCACCTCAGATTTTCGAATTCAATTGCTATTACTTCACAGAAACAATCTGGAATTTTCCAAAGCCTATATTTACCAGAACATCACCCTAATGCAGTGATTACCTACTGGCGTTCTAGAAGGCATTTTTCATTAGTTAATTGGTTAAACAAAGGAGAAATTAATAACACATTAAGCAACTGTATTGTGTCTTACTTTTTACCAAAAAATTAG
- a CDS encoding glycosyltransferase has product MVKVSVIIPNYNRETLVGDTIENMLRQSLPPHEVIVVDDGSTDNSVSVIKKFGNRVTLIEQTNQGPSAARNLGLKVASGDFIQFMDSDDLASLNKLEVQARVLQEQEADIVYGAWTKAWLTNGQVKLQDVVLQQAPLPSHQHPLFWFLTSWSMVFQQCLVRKSLLDRIGGYREDLRLYEDGELFVRMLLAGAKLVHESETLTLYRLEDHGKLTASGSQQHRKILDKARFHILIANLLKQEPAFSKILTHPEFRANAWSSLKDLEKFPNNSDSLSHSLKDFLGQENLLLLSIINWLRQKSKGIQYRLKGHRWSHGYQAYPLTAKQQKLIEKLGFSVS; this is encoded by the coding sequence ATGGTAAAAGTTTCCGTCATTATCCCTAACTACAATCGCGAGACTTTAGTTGGCGACACTATTGAAAACATGCTTCGTCAGAGTCTGCCACCCCATGAAGTAATTGTAGTAGATGATGGTTCAACTGATAACTCAGTTAGTGTAATCAAAAAATTTGGTAACCGAGTAACGCTAATTGAGCAAACAAATCAAGGACCAAGTGCAGCGAGAAACTTGGGTTTAAAGGTTGCCTCTGGAGACTTTATTCAGTTTATGGACAGTGATGATTTAGCTTCCCTTAATAAGCTAGAAGTGCAAGCTAGAGTATTACAGGAGCAAGAGGCAGATATTGTTTATGGTGCTTGGACTAAAGCTTGGCTGACGAATGGTCAAGTAAAATTACAAGATGTGGTACTACAGCAAGCTCCTTTACCGTCCCATCAACATCCCCTGTTCTGGTTTTTAACTTCTTGGTCAATGGTATTTCAACAATGCCTAGTACGCAAATCCTTACTAGATAGAATCGGAGGTTACCGCGAAGACCTAAGACTGTATGAAGATGGAGAACTCTTTGTACGTATGCTATTAGCTGGAGCTAAACTTGTCCATGAATCAGAAACTCTCACTCTCTACAGGTTAGAAGATCATGGTAAACTAACAGCATCTGGCAGCCAACAACATAGAAAAATACTAGATAAAGCTCGCTTTCATATTCTAATTGCCAACTTGCTGAAGCAAGAACCAGCATTCAGTAAAATTCTGACCCATCCTGAATTTAGAGCCAATGCTTGGTCTAGCCTTAAAGACTTAGAAAAATTTCCAAATAACTCGGATAGTTTGTCCCATTCTCTAAAAGATTTTTTAGGTCAAGAAAATTTACTGTTACTGAGTATAATCAACTGGCTGCGCCAAAAAAGTAAAGGAATACAATATCGTCTTAAAGGTCATCGATGGTCTCATGGTTATCAAGCATATCCTCTTACAGCCAAACAACAAAAACTTATAGAAAAATTGGGATTTTCTGTTTCCTAA
- a CDS encoding acyltransferase, whose protein sequence is MDNKFNSPKEPKSNQNNKHNHHKQGFLESIHLMRGLAAALVLIDHTFGWIDLGILSAVIAPIDGHGQVGVTIFFVISGFILPYSMLSKYKLKHYTTFIAKRLIRLDPVYYVAILFSILLLYVKTRLSANGVPWELDWGQLFAHFLYFIPFTNYKWLNEAFWTLGIEFQFYLLLGLIFPLIKYAIREHSRLFCILSILLAILALNLSALAAGIGFKIVPYLALFILGILSFGYYIKWLKTSDFWVTSFLVVIIYSLSPAGDVSKSLVAAISVLAIIFWQAPVIKLRFLGTISYSLYVIHYPITAFINGNVGKTLVEKGGIWSSIPWIFPMASLSISLLAAWMMYLLIEVPTMKLAKKIRYQS, encoded by the coding sequence GTGGATAATAAATTTAATTCACCAAAAGAGCCAAAATCGAATCAGAACAATAAACACAACCATCATAAACAAGGGTTTCTTGAATCGATTCACCTCATGAGAGGATTGGCTGCTGCATTAGTGCTAATTGACCACACCTTCGGGTGGATCGATCTAGGTATTTTGTCTGCTGTCATTGCTCCCATAGATGGTCATGGTCAGGTTGGAGTCACAATATTTTTTGTTATTTCTGGCTTTATCTTGCCCTATTCTATGTTATCAAAATATAAACTAAAGCACTACACTACCTTTATTGCCAAGCGTCTGATTCGGCTAGATCCTGTTTATTATGTTGCTATATTATTTTCTATACTATTACTTTATGTAAAAACGCGCTTATCAGCCAATGGTGTTCCTTGGGAATTAGATTGGGGACAGTTATTTGCTCACTTTCTTTATTTCATTCCTTTTACAAATTATAAATGGTTAAATGAGGCTTTTTGGACTTTAGGTATTGAGTTTCAGTTTTATTTACTGCTAGGTCTTATTTTCCCCTTGATTAAATATGCTATTAGAGAGCATAGTCGGTTATTTTGTATTTTGAGTATTTTATTAGCAATTTTAGCTCTCAATCTAAGTGCGTTAGCTGCTGGCATCGGATTTAAAATCGTACCATACCTGGCTTTATTTATCTTGGGAATACTCAGCTTTGGGTATTACATTAAGTGGCTAAAAACTAGCGATTTTTGGGTGACTAGTTTTCTGGTGGTGATAATTTATTCTCTAAGTCCTGCCGGTGATGTGAGTAAGAGCCTAGTAGCAGCCATATCAGTTTTAGCGATAATTTTTTGGCAAGCACCAGTAATCAAGCTAAGATTTTTGGGTACTATTTCCTATTCCCTTTATGTAATTCATTATCCTATTACTGCTTTTATAAATGGAAATGTTGGTAAAACTTTAGTTGAAAAAGGTGGTATTTGGTCATCAATACCTTGGATTTTTCCTATGGCTAGCCTAAGTATATCCTTGCTAGCAGCTTGGATGATGTACTTACTAATTGAAGTACCTACTATGAAACTAGCGAAGAAAATTCGCTATCAAAGTTAA